One genomic region from Frateuria soli encodes:
- a CDS encoding LacI family DNA-binding transcriptional regulator, which translates to MSKAKATSIDIAHLAGVSQATVSRALRGSPLVSEETRERIRAAAEQLNYKVDKNASNLRLQHSGTLALLLFEDPTTDGSNINPFFLSMLGSITRACAQQGYDLLVSFQQFSNDWHADYADSKKADGIILLGYGDYLAYRARLEKLVAIGTRFVRWGAVQQDQPGVSVGCDNFSGGQAVARHFIDQGCRRIAFLGDASSHYPEFFERYRGYVDALGQAGLETDQILQVDAESTQMSGHAAMSELIARGVAFDAVFAASDLIAIGAMRALAEQGYKVPSDVPVAGFDDIPMARFASPPLTTVLQDTRSAGEVLVESLLRMIRGEPAQSQMLPVKLMVRQSSVRP; encoded by the coding sequence GTGAGCAAGGCCAAAGCGACGTCGATCGACATCGCCCACCTGGCGGGGGTATCCCAGGCAACGGTATCGCGGGCGCTGCGTGGCAGCCCGCTGGTCAGCGAGGAAACCCGCGAGCGCATCCGCGCCGCCGCCGAGCAGCTCAACTATAAGGTCGACAAGAACGCCTCCAACCTGCGCCTGCAGCATTCGGGCACGCTGGCGCTGCTGCTGTTCGAGGATCCGACCACCGACGGCTCGAACATCAACCCGTTCTTCCTCTCGATGCTCGGTTCGATCACCCGCGCCTGCGCTCAGCAGGGCTACGACCTGCTGGTGTCCTTCCAGCAGTTCTCCAACGACTGGCACGCCGACTACGCCGACAGCAAGAAGGCCGACGGCATCATCCTGCTCGGCTACGGGGACTATCTGGCCTACCGCGCACGGCTGGAGAAGCTGGTGGCGATCGGCACGCGCTTCGTGCGCTGGGGCGCGGTCCAGCAGGACCAGCCGGGCGTCTCGGTCGGCTGCGACAATTTCAGTGGTGGACAGGCGGTGGCGCGGCATTTCATCGACCAGGGATGCCGGCGGATCGCCTTTCTGGGCGACGCGTCCAGCCATTACCCGGAGTTCTTCGAGCGTTATCGCGGCTATGTCGACGCGCTGGGGCAGGCCGGCCTGGAGACCGACCAGATCCTGCAGGTGGATGCCGAGAGCACGCAGATGTCCGGCCATGCAGCCATGTCCGAGCTGATCGCGCGCGGTGTCGCCTTCGATGCGGTGTTCGCCGCCAGCGACCTGATCGCCATCGGCGCGATGCGGGCGTTGGCGGAGCAGGGCTACAAGGTGCCCTCCGACGTCCCGGTCGCCGGGTTCGACGACATTCCCATGGCGCGTTTCGCCAGTCCGCCCTTGACCACCGTGCTGCAGGACACCCGCAGCGCCGGCGAAGTGCTGGTGGAAAGCCTGCTCAGGATGATCCGCGGCGAGCCGGCGCAAAGCCAGATGCTGCCGGTGAAGCTGATGGTGCGGCAGTCGAGCGTGCGGCCGTAA
- a CDS encoding alpha/beta hydrolase yields MIPCLGHAQVRKLELDAPAFAPERVHVTVYLPPGYGQSDARYPVLYANDGQDMQAVGLQPTLATLYGEHAIEPVIVVAIDMLHDRASGYGLSDRRRGQSVVGGSRIGAIGLRAADYSSWVATALVPWVDAHYRTRADARQRTVMGWSLGALNAFNLGWEYPEVFGKVGAMSPSFWVAADRSDAAAVQRTRLAQGMVDRGPRRDGLKFWFAAGTAEETNDRDHDGVIDVIDDLHDLVDGYRGDGVERGGLRELGYSTSGADADVSVFLLPGGHHQQASWAKMLPVFLRWAFPVSGAP; encoded by the coding sequence ATGATTCCATGCCTGGGACATGCGCAGGTGCGGAAGCTCGAACTGGATGCGCCGGCCTTCGCGCCCGAACGCGTGCACGTCACGGTCTACCTGCCGCCCGGCTACGGGCAATCGGACGCCCGCTACCCGGTGCTGTACGCCAACGACGGTCAGGACATGCAGGCGGTCGGGCTGCAGCCGACCCTTGCGACGCTCTACGGCGAGCACGCGATCGAACCCGTCATCGTCGTCGCCATCGACATGCTGCACGACCGGGCCAGCGGATACGGCCTTTCCGACCGCCGGCGCGGACAGAGCGTGGTCGGCGGATCGCGGATCGGGGCGATCGGCCTGAGGGCGGCGGACTACTCGTCCTGGGTCGCCACGGCGCTGGTGCCCTGGGTCGACGCGCACTACCGCACCCGTGCCGACGCCCGCCAGCGCACGGTGATGGGCTGGTCGCTGGGTGCGCTCAATGCATTCAACCTGGGCTGGGAGTACCCGGAGGTGTTCGGCAAGGTCGGCGCCATGTCGCCCTCGTTCTGGGTGGCCGCCGACCGCAGCGACGCCGCGGCCGTGCAACGCACACGGCTGGCCCAGGGGATGGTCGATCGCGGACCGCGACGGGACGGGCTGAAGTTCTGGTTCGCCGCGGGAACCGCCGAAGAGACCAACGATCGCGACCACGATGGCGTGATCGACGTGATCGACGACCTGCACGATCTGGTGGATGGCTACCGCGGCGATGGCGTCGAGCGGGGCGGCTTGCGCGAACTGGGCTATTCCACGTCCGGAGCCGATGCCGACGTGAGCGTGTTCCTGCTGCCGGGCGGCCATCACCAGCAGGCATCGTGGGCGAAGATGCTGCCGGTGTTCCTGCGCTGGGCGTTTCCGGTTTCGGGCGCGCCGTGA
- a CDS encoding Six-hairpin glycosidase-like protein — translation MLSLLLMASMATGPDLPNATWRDGLDWHGVHVSMQRGRDAGYLLEWPTGKRAIPRPPFEAATGSALFDGLYAMAQDDLKQDSVEAIRDGAFDHGRPIPCLCFETGEKWPYVWTRDLSYAIDLGLWRFDPARSRNGLEFKLSEVRVPSAPQGLYVMQDTGSGGSWPISTDRIVWFLGAKHLLDDAGFAEKVRRALDDTLAQDREYAFDPGLGLYRGETSFLDWREQTYPAWTADNVRFIAQSFALSTNVLHYQALELAAVLADRHGDPHAADYRAQAAALKAAINAHFWRADRGLYMSYLGGDGLPVEAYDLLGLSLAITSGVADPAHARQALANYPAWPSGSPVIWPERADQPIYHNRAIWPFVSAYAMRAARATDNPARIEHEIRSVIRGAALAGSNMENYELLTQGIHVDDGALSGPVVNSPRQLWSVAGFLDVAIEGVFGLTADGRVEPKLPAALVPTLFGGADHIDLELRDRRITLRRPSALDGNLLVAASSRQDGHHTVVTLKAIKVPEQPLRTDAPLYAPATPAAPAVQADGDHWRVHSPGTGVLYVNGRRHGAIDGSATLARTDSLQCVRVTRVDKHGIESLPSPETCVGDRAHVAGAWPRHWTAPASGSYRAMLDYANTHGPINTGITAAVKWLVVDCGNGSMQRLPLVMPHSIGRQHSTWADFTAQAGARCRFSLEDGFNMSYLRHNAHYTGGAGGDAGPLNEADVGDLLIAPL, via the coding sequence ATGCTGAGTCTTCTGTTGATGGCCTCGATGGCAACCGGTCCGGACCTGCCGAACGCGACCTGGCGCGACGGCCTCGACTGGCACGGCGTGCACGTATCGATGCAGCGCGGTCGCGATGCCGGCTACCTGCTCGAATGGCCGACCGGCAAGCGCGCCATTCCCAGGCCTCCGTTCGAGGCTGCCACCGGGAGCGCCCTGTTCGACGGCCTGTACGCGATGGCCCAGGACGATCTCAAGCAGGACTCGGTCGAGGCCATCCGCGACGGCGCCTTCGATCACGGCCGGCCGATCCCCTGCCTGTGCTTCGAGACGGGCGAGAAATGGCCCTATGTCTGGACACGCGACCTCTCGTACGCGATCGACCTGGGGCTCTGGCGTTTCGACCCCGCGCGTTCGCGCAACGGACTGGAGTTCAAACTGTCCGAAGTGCGCGTGCCGTCCGCGCCCCAGGGCCTGTACGTGATGCAGGACACCGGCTCGGGCGGCAGCTGGCCGATCAGCACCGATCGCATCGTGTGGTTCCTTGGCGCGAAACACCTGCTGGATGACGCCGGCTTCGCCGAAAAGGTGCGCCGGGCGCTGGACGATACGCTGGCGCAGGACCGGGAATATGCCTTCGACCCGGGGCTCGGGCTGTATCGCGGCGAGACGTCCTTCCTGGACTGGCGCGAGCAGACCTATCCGGCATGGACCGCGGACAACGTCCGGTTCATCGCGCAGTCGTTCGCGCTTTCCACCAATGTCCTGCACTACCAGGCGCTCGAGCTGGCGGCCGTCCTTGCCGATCGGCATGGCGACCCTCACGCGGCCGACTATCGAGCCCAGGCTGCCGCCCTGAAGGCTGCGATCAACGCGCACTTCTGGCGTGCCGACCGCGGGCTTTACATGAGCTACCTCGGCGGCGACGGCCTGCCGGTGGAAGCCTATGACCTGCTCGGCCTGTCGCTGGCGATCACCAGCGGCGTGGCCGATCCGGCGCATGCGCGCCAGGCGCTGGCGAACTACCCGGCCTGGCCCTCGGGCAGCCCGGTGATCTGGCCCGAGCGCGCGGACCAGCCGATCTACCACAACCGTGCGATCTGGCCCTTCGTCAGCGCGTACGCGATGCGTGCGGCCAGGGCCACCGACAATCCGGCGCGCATCGAGCACGAGATCCGTTCGGTCATCCGCGGCGCGGCGCTGGCCGGCTCGAACATGGAGAACTACGAGCTGCTGACCCAGGGCATCCACGTCGACGATGGCGCCCTGAGCGGTCCGGTGGTCAATTCGCCGCGGCAGCTGTGGTCGGTTGCGGGTTTCCTGGACGTGGCGATCGAGGGCGTGTTCGGGCTGACCGCCGACGGCCGCGTCGAACCCAAGCTTCCGGCGGCTCTGGTTCCCACGTTGTTCGGCGGCGCCGACCACATCGATCTCGAGCTGCGCGACCGCCGCATCACGCTGCGCCGCCCTTCCGCGCTCGACGGCAACCTGCTGGTCGCCGCCTCCTCGCGGCAGGACGGACACCACACCGTGGTGACGCTCAAGGCGATCAAGGTCCCCGAGCAGCCGCTGCGTACCGATGCACCGTTGTACGCGCCAGCCACGCCGGCCGCGCCAGCGGTGCAGGCCGATGGCGATCACTGGCGCGTGCACAGCCCGGGCACGGGCGTGCTCTACGTCAACGGGCGCCGGCATGGCGCGATCGACGGCAGCGCGACGCTCGCACGCACCGACTCGCTGCAGTGCGTCCGCGTGACCCGTGTCGACAAACACGGCATCGAATCGTTGCCCAGTCCCGAGACATGCGTTGGAGATCGCGCACACGTGGCCGGCGCATGGCCGCGCCACTGGACCGCGCCGGCCAGCGGCAGCTATCGCGCCATGCTTGACTACGCCAATACGCACGGCCCGATCAATACCGGCATCACCGCCGCGGTGAAGTGGCTGGTGGTCGATTGCGGCAACGGCAGCATGCAGCGCCTGCCGCTGGTGATGCCGCACAGCATCGGTCGGCAGCACTCCACCTGGGCCGATTTCACCGCGCAGGCCGGCGCGCGCTGCCGCTTCAGCCTGGAGGACGGCTTCAACATGAGCTACCTGCGCCACAACGCGCATTACACCGGGGGCGCGGGTGGTGATGCCGGGCCGCTCAACGAGGCCGATGTCGGCGACCTGCTGATCGCGCCGCTTTGA
- a CDS encoding alpha-amylase family glycosyl hydrolase — protein sequence MKLTIVTTALVLALGVGIAHADTAPREFYGTDAPFAANAIYFVMTDRFVDGDPSNDHRDQGGAHRTFDIPVPGAPEGQSANIGYLGGDFKGVLDNARYIRGMGFGAVWITPIVDNPDQAFTGGDPVSWGSKFSDRGKTGFHGYWGINFYKLDEHLPSKDLDFAQFTAGMHEAGLKVVQDVVLNHGSPAFTMPVRQPQFGQIFDQHGKLIADEENLPPWQLDPRHNPLHRFYHAYEDLAQLSNNDESDPAVLDYFTGAYLKWIGQGADAFRIDTISHMSTAFWRQFSARIRAKHPGFFMYGEAFDYSPDNIGKYTWTRNGGISLLDFPQQGAIKAVFEHPGSDYGQLESKLYLTNGPYANPYELVTFYDNHDMARMDASDDGFIDANNWLFTTRGIPALYYGSETGFERGRAEHEGNRNYYGQARIDAAGKSPIYRRLKRIANLRGRTPALQRGLMLVEHMDGDQAAFYRVYQKHGAHQIALVLLNKGDRPARFHVAKYLQPGRWQAALGGAAIDVADGDALDVDVGPHDVAVYLLDAPATRTDLVAELTRLMRDKSHPGD from the coding sequence ATGAAGCTCACGATCGTCACGACCGCGCTGGTGTTGGCTCTGGGCGTCGGCATCGCCCACGCCGACACCGCACCGCGCGAGTTCTACGGCACCGACGCGCCGTTCGCCGCCAACGCCATCTACTTCGTCATGACCGACCGCTTCGTCGATGGCGACCCGTCCAACGATCATCGCGACCAGGGTGGCGCGCACCGCACTTTCGACATCCCGGTACCCGGCGCGCCCGAAGGCCAGAGCGCGAACATCGGCTACCTGGGCGGAGACTTCAAAGGCGTGCTGGACAACGCCCGCTACATCCGCGGCATGGGTTTCGGCGCGGTGTGGATCACGCCGATCGTGGACAACCCCGACCAGGCCTTTACCGGTGGCGACCCGGTGAGCTGGGGCTCGAAGTTCTCCGACCGCGGCAAGACCGGCTTCCACGGCTACTGGGGCATCAACTTCTACAAGCTCGACGAGCACCTGCCGAGCAAGGACCTCGACTTCGCGCAGTTCACCGCCGGCATGCACGAGGCGGGGCTGAAGGTGGTGCAGGACGTCGTGCTGAACCATGGCTCGCCGGCGTTCACCATGCCGGTGCGCCAGCCGCAGTTCGGGCAGATCTTCGACCAGCACGGCAAGCTCATCGCCGATGAGGAGAACCTGCCGCCGTGGCAGCTCGACCCGCGCCACAACCCGCTGCACCGCTTCTACCACGCGTACGAGGACCTGGCGCAGCTTTCCAACAACGACGAGTCCGACCCGGCGGTGCTGGACTACTTCACCGGCGCCTACCTGAAGTGGATCGGCCAGGGCGCGGATGCCTTCCGCATCGACACCATCAGCCACATGTCGACCGCGTTCTGGCGGCAGTTCTCGGCGCGCATCCGCGCGAAACACCCGGGCTTCTTCATGTACGGCGAGGCGTTCGACTACAGCCCGGACAACATCGGCAAGTACACCTGGACCCGGAACGGCGGCATCAGCCTGCTCGACTTCCCGCAGCAGGGCGCGATCAAGGCGGTGTTCGAACACCCCGGCAGCGACTACGGCCAGCTGGAGTCGAAGCTCTACCTGACCAACGGCCCGTACGCCAATCCGTACGAGCTGGTGACCTTCTACGACAACCACGACATGGCGCGCATGGACGCCAGCGACGATGGCTTCATCGACGCCAACAACTGGCTGTTCACCACCCGCGGCATCCCGGCGCTGTACTACGGCTCGGAGACCGGCTTCGAGCGTGGGCGTGCGGAGCACGAGGGCAATCGCAATTACTACGGACAGGCGCGCATCGACGCGGCCGGCAAGAGCCCGATCTATCGCCGGCTCAAGCGCATTGCCAACCTGCGTGGACGCACGCCGGCACTGCAGCGCGGCCTGATGCTGGTCGAGCACATGGACGGTGACCAGGCGGCGTTCTACCGCGTGTACCAGAAGCACGGCGCGCACCAGATCGCCCTGGTGCTGCTCAACAAGGGCGACAGACCCGCGCGGTTCCATGTGGCGAAGTACCTGCAGCCGGGCCGCTGGCAGGCGGCGCTGGGCGGCGCGGCGATCGACGTGGCGGACGGCGATGCGCTGGACGTGGACGTGGGGCCGCACGATGTGGCGGTGTACCTGCTCGACGCCCCGGCCACCCGCACCGACCTCGTTGCCGAGCTCACGCGCCTGATGCGCGACAAGAGCCATCCGGGTGATTGA
- a CDS encoding MFS transporter: MSSKPSLSFWQIWNMCFGFLGIQFGFALQNANVSRIFQTLGADVADIPILWVAAPLTGLIVQPIVGYLSDHTWNRLGRRRPYFLVGAVLTTLALLWMPNAPALWVAAGLLWIMDASINVSMEPFRAFVGDQLPPRQRPLGYAMQSFFIGIGAVVASALPWLLAKSGVANVAPAGGVPDTVKYAFYAGGVVLLGAVLWTIATSPEYPPQQLREQADEAPAEAPVDTSGAWRFGTLLLALGAALLFAIVRFGLEKELYLLGGGLAVSGLLFVWVAFTRSRGMPQQVMSDLYGMPAPMRRLAWVQFFSWFALFAMWIYTTQGVAQSFFGSTDTTSAAYNEGANWAGVLFAVYNGVTVPAALLIPWMVRRWGLRISHLVNLCLGGAGLLSFVLLHDARWLIASMVGVGFAWASILSLPYALLSDNLPAAKMGVYMGIFNFFIVIPQLLAASVLGLLLKTFFHGQPIWALALGGASLVVAGLCTLRVREPDLAPVAQAAQASHRIPLKDAT, translated from the coding sequence ATGAGCAGCAAACCCAGTCTGTCCTTCTGGCAGATATGGAACATGTGTTTCGGCTTCCTGGGCATCCAGTTCGGTTTCGCGTTGCAGAACGCCAACGTCAGCCGCATTTTCCAGACCCTGGGCGCGGACGTGGCCGACATCCCGATCCTGTGGGTGGCCGCCCCGCTCACCGGCCTGATCGTGCAGCCGATCGTCGGATACCTGTCCGACCACACCTGGAACCGGCTGGGCCGGCGCCGACCCTATTTCCTGGTCGGCGCGGTGCTCACCACGCTGGCGCTGCTGTGGATGCCCAACGCGCCCGCGCTATGGGTCGCCGCCGGCCTGCTGTGGATCATGGACGCCTCGATCAACGTCTCGATGGAGCCCTTCCGCGCCTTCGTCGGCGACCAGCTGCCGCCGCGCCAGCGGCCGCTCGGCTACGCGATGCAGAGTTTCTTCATCGGCATCGGCGCGGTCGTCGCCTCCGCCCTGCCCTGGCTGCTGGCGAAATCGGGCGTGGCCAATGTCGCGCCCGCCGGCGGCGTGCCCGACACGGTGAAATATGCCTTCTACGCCGGCGGCGTGGTGCTGCTGGGTGCCGTGCTGTGGACCATCGCCACCAGCCCGGAGTACCCGCCGCAGCAACTGCGCGAGCAGGCCGACGAGGCACCCGCCGAAGCGCCGGTTGACACTTCCGGCGCCTGGCGCTTCGGCACGCTGTTGCTGGCATTGGGCGCCGCGCTGCTGTTTGCCATCGTCCGCTTCGGGCTGGAGAAGGAGTTGTACCTGCTGGGCGGCGGCCTGGCCGTGTCCGGCCTGCTGTTCGTCTGGGTCGCCTTCACCCGCAGCCGTGGCATGCCGCAGCAGGTGATGAGCGACCTGTACGGCATGCCCGCGCCGATGCGGCGGCTGGCCTGGGTGCAGTTCTTCTCCTGGTTCGCGCTGTTCGCGATGTGGATCTACACCACCCAGGGCGTCGCTCAGAGTTTCTTCGGCAGCACCGACACCACCAGCGCGGCCTACAACGAAGGCGCCAACTGGGCCGGCGTGCTGTTTGCCGTCTACAACGGCGTGACCGTGCCGGCGGCCCTGCTGATCCCGTGGATGGTGCGCCGCTGGGGGCTGCGCATCAGCCACCTGGTCAACCTGTGCCTGGGCGGCGCCGGCCTGCTGTCGTTCGTGCTGCTGCACGACGCACGCTGGCTCATCGCATCGATGGTCGGCGTGGGTTTCGCCTGGGCCTCGATCCTGTCGCTGCCCTACGCGCTGCTGTCGGACAACCTGCCGGCGGCCAAGATGGGCGTGTACATGGGCATCTTCAATTTCTTCATCGTGATCCCGCAGCTGCTGGCCGCCAGCGTGCTGGGGTTGCTGCTCAAGACGTTTTTCCACGGCCAGCCGATCTGGGCGCTGGCACTGGGCGGCGCCAGCCTGGTCGTGGCGGGCCTGTGCACGTTGCGCGTGCGCGAGCCCGACCTCGCACCCGTCGCACAGGCCGCACAGGCAAGCCACCGGATCCCCCTCAAGGACGCAACATGA